A genomic region of Oryza glaberrima chromosome 1, OglaRS2, whole genome shotgun sequence contains the following coding sequences:
- the LOC127760440 gene encoding ubiquitin-conjugating enzyme E2-17 kDa-like isoform X1, with translation MYSTRFDAPACAQKQAEPGAETERGLSPSSLPPPTSRVRCEEKGHIMASKRILKELKDLQKDPPTSCSAGPAGEDMFHWQATIMGPPDSPYAGGVFLVNIHFPPDYPFKPPKVSFKTKVFHPNINSNGSICLDILKEQWSPALTISKVLLSICSLLTDPNPDDPLVPEIAHMYKTDRPKYETTARSWTQKYAMG, from the exons ATGTATTCGACCCGTTTTGACGCCCCCGCTTGCGCACAAAAACAAGCCGAACCCGGAGCGGAAACCGAGCGAGGGCTCTCTCCGTCCAGTCTCCCACCCCCGACCTCTCGTGTCCGCTGCGAAGAAAAG GGGCATATCATGGCATCGAAGCGGATCCTCAAGGAACTAAAGGACCTGCAGAAAGATCCTCCAACATCATGCAGTGCAG GTCCTGCTGGTGAGGATATGTTCCATTGGCAGGCGACCATTATGGGTCCTCCAGATAGTCCCTATGCTGGTGGAGTTTTCTTAGTGAATATTCATTTCCCCCCGGACTACCCCTTCAAGCCTCCAAAG GTATCTTTTAAGACAAAGGTCTTCCATCCAAACATCAATAGCAATGGAAGCATATGCCTTGACATTCTTAAGGAGCAATGGAGCCCTGCTTTGACAATTTCTAAG GTGTTGCTTTCGATCTGCTCGCTGCTCACTGACCCCAACCCGGACGACCCTCTTGTCCCTGAGATTGCCCACATGTACAAGACGGATCGTCCAAAGTATGAGACGACAGCCCGCAGCTGGACCCAGAAGTATGCCATGGGATGA
- the LOC127760440 gene encoding ubiquitin-conjugating enzyme E2-17 kDa-like isoform X2 translates to MTMQFKQGHIMASKRILKELKDLQKDPPTSCSAGPAGEDMFHWQATIMGPPDSPYAGGVFLVNIHFPPDYPFKPPKVSFKTKVFHPNINSNGSICLDILKEQWSPALTISKVLLSICSLLTDPNPDDPLVPEIAHMYKTDRPKYETTARSWTQKYAMG, encoded by the exons ATGACAATGCAATTTAAGCAGGGGCATATCATGGCATCGAAGCGGATCCTCAAGGAACTAAAGGACCTGCAGAAAGATCCTCCAACATCATGCAGTGCAG GTCCTGCTGGTGAGGATATGTTCCATTGGCAGGCGACCATTATGGGTCCTCCAGATAGTCCCTATGCTGGTGGAGTTTTCTTAGTGAATATTCATTTCCCCCCGGACTACCCCTTCAAGCCTCCAAAG GTATCTTTTAAGACAAAGGTCTTCCATCCAAACATCAATAGCAATGGAAGCATATGCCTTGACATTCTTAAGGAGCAATGGAGCCCTGCTTTGACAATTTCTAAG GTGTTGCTTTCGATCTGCTCGCTGCTCACTGACCCCAACCCGGACGACCCTCTTGTCCCTGAGATTGCCCACATGTACAAGACGGATCGTCCAAAGTATGAGACGACAGCCCGCAGCTGGACCCAGAAGTATGCCATGGGATGA
- the LOC127760440 gene encoding ubiquitin-conjugating enzyme E2-17 kDa-like isoform X3, whose translation MASKRILKELKDLQKDPPTSCSAGPAGEDMFHWQATIMGPPDSPYAGGVFLVNIHFPPDYPFKPPKVSFKTKVFHPNINSNGSICLDILKEQWSPALTISKVLLSICSLLTDPNPDDPLVPEIAHMYKTDRPKYETTARSWTQKYAMG comes from the exons ATGGCATCGAAGCGGATCCTCAAGGAACTAAAGGACCTGCAGAAAGATCCTCCAACATCATGCAGTGCAG GTCCTGCTGGTGAGGATATGTTCCATTGGCAGGCGACCATTATGGGTCCTCCAGATAGTCCCTATGCTGGTGGAGTTTTCTTAGTGAATATTCATTTCCCCCCGGACTACCCCTTCAAGCCTCCAAAG GTATCTTTTAAGACAAAGGTCTTCCATCCAAACATCAATAGCAATGGAAGCATATGCCTTGACATTCTTAAGGAGCAATGGAGCCCTGCTTTGACAATTTCTAAG GTGTTGCTTTCGATCTGCTCGCTGCTCACTGACCCCAACCCGGACGACCCTCTTGTCCCTGAGATTGCCCACATGTACAAGACGGATCGTCCAAAGTATGAGACGACAGCCCGCAGCTGGACCCAGAAGTATGCCATGGGATGA